One part of the Acetoanaerobium sticklandii genome encodes these proteins:
- the tsaD gene encoding tRNA (adenosine(37)-N6)-threonylcarbamoyltransferase complex transferase subunit TsaD codes for MKDILSLAIETSCDETSAAVLKNGREVKSNIIMSQIDIHKKFGGVVPEVASRNHVQDINPVIKEALDTAGVSFRDLDIISVTYGPGLVGALLVGLASAKALAYALDIPLVGVHHIEGHIAANYIAHEKLEPPFICLVVSGGHTHLVKVADYGKYEILGRTRDDAAGEAYDKVARAIGLGYPGGPLIDKLAKEGNPHAISFPRTYLEEGSYDFSFSGLKSAVLNYLNGMKMKAEPINEADVAASFQEAVIEVLSAKLIRACKEHGLKQAAIAGGVSANSALRERLETMCKKEEIDFYYPPLMLCTDNAAMIGSAGYYEYVNGYTSSLDLNAKPGLRLGDK; via the coding sequence ATGAAGGATATACTGAGTCTTGCTATAGAGACTAGCTGTGATGAAACCTCAGCTGCTGTGCTTAAAAATGGCAGAGAAGTAAAATCAAATATTATAATGAGTCAAATTGATATACACAAAAAATTTGGGGGCGTAGTACCTGAGGTTGCTTCTCGTAACCATGTTCAAGATATAAATCCAGTGATAAAGGAAGCTCTTGATACTGCAGGGGTTAGCTTTAGAGATTTGGATATCATAAGTGTAACCTATGGACCAGGGCTTGTGGGAGCACTTTTAGTGGGTCTAGCAAGTGCAAAGGCTCTAGCCTATGCCTTAGACATCCCACTGGTAGGAGTCCATCATATAGAGGGGCATATAGCGGCCAATTACATCGCTCATGAAAAGCTAGAGCCACCATTTATTTGCCTTGTGGTATCTGGGGGACATACTCATCTTGTAAAGGTCGCTGATTATGGCAAATATGAAATACTTGGAAGGACAAGAGATGATGCGGCTGGAGAGGCCTATGATAAGGTAGCAAGGGCAATAGGGCTAGGCTACCCTGGAGGACCATTAATAGACAAGCTTGCAAAAGAAGGAAATCCTCATGCTATTAGCTTTCCACGTACCTACCTAGAGGAAGGCTCCTATGATTTTAGTTTTTCTGGATTAAAGTCAGCAGTGCTAAATTATCTAAATGGTATGAAAATGAAAGCTGAGCCTATAAATGAAGCTGATGTTGCGGCATCCTTTCAAGAAGCTGTAATAGAAGTGCTATCAGCAAAGCTCATTCGTGCTTGTAAGGAGCATGGGCTAAAGCAAGCTGCCATAGCTGGAGGAGTGTCTGCAAACAGCGCTCTAAGAGAGAGGTTAGAAACTATGTGCAAAAAAGAAGAGATAGATTTTTATTATCCACCTCTTATGCTTTGCACTGACAATGCTGCTATGATAGGCAGTGCAGGATATTATGAATATGTTAATGGTTATACTTCTTCTCTAGATTTAAACGCAAAGCCAGGACTTAGGCTAGGCGACAAATAG
- the rimI gene encoding ribosomal protein S18-alanine N-acetyltransferase, which yields MGDFKIYDMNKDNVDGVYEVETLSFTDTWSKKAFVDELKNNLAYYKVIVDEEISKVVAFGGLWKVLDEAHITNIAVHPEYRGKKLGNMIVEALIEKAREIDIAEMTLEVRASNETAKNLYAKYGFKIAGIRKEYYQDNKEDAIIMWKSMKELG from the coding sequence ATGGGTGATTTTAAGATTTACGATATGAATAAGGATAATGTAGATGGAGTTTATGAAGTCGAAACTTTATCGTTTACAGATACTTGGAGCAAAAAGGCTTTTGTAGATGAGCTAAAAAATAATCTGGCATATTACAAAGTAATAGTAGACGAGGAAATTTCAAAGGTAGTTGCCTTTGGGGGACTTTGGAAGGTGCTAGATGAAGCCCATATCACGAATATTGCTGTTCATCCTGAGTATAGAGGAAAAAAACTTGGAAATATGATAGTAGAGGCTTTGATTGAAAAGGCTAGGGAAATAGATATAGCTGAGATGACATTGGAAGTCAGAGCATCTAATGAAACTGCCAAGAATTTATATGCCAAATACGGATTTAAGATAGCAGGTATTCGTAAGGAATACTATCAAGATAACAAGGAAGATGCGATTATCATGTGGAAGTCTATGAAGGAGTTAGGTTAA
- the tsaB gene encoding tRNA (adenosine(37)-N6)-threonylcarbamoyltransferase complex dimerization subunit type 1 TsaB, with protein MKILGIDTSSSSLSVAVMDDDLLKGEFTLNHKLTHSEQMMPLLDSLLSHLELKMSDIDLIGVSVGPGSFTGIRIGVAAANAMAMALDIPVVGISSLESMAYTAGETAYTIVSTFDAQRDRFYFNAYRFENSELKALEAEDVLEKEDLIKKLESYDKVLLLGDAVFINEELPLNVKKAKRAVRYVRASSVCELAQRDYLLGKTGFAVPVYLRKSQAEIQFEERMSKEVNNG; from the coding sequence GTGAAGATATTAGGAATAGATACTTCATCATCGTCCTTATCTGTTGCGGTGATGGACGATGATTTATTAAAGGGTGAGTTTACTTTAAATCACAAGCTGACTCATTCTGAGCAGATGATGCCGCTTTTAGACAGCTTGCTTTCTCATTTAGAGCTTAAGATGTCAGACATAGACCTTATAGGGGTAAGCGTGGGGCCTGGCTCATTTACAGGAATTAGAATAGGTGTAGCCGCGGCAAATGCTATGGCTATGGCTCTAGATATTCCAGTAGTTGGGATATCTAGTCTAGAGTCTATGGCATATACAGCAGGAGAGACAGCTTACACAATAGTATCGACTTTCGATGCTCAAAGAGATAGGTTCTATTTTAATGCATATAGATTTGAAAATTCAGAGCTTAAGGCTTTAGAAGCTGAAGATGTACTTGAAAAGGAAGATCTAATTAAAAAGCTGGAATCCTATGATAAAGTGCTACTACTAGGAGATGCTGTTTTTATAAATGAAGAGCTACCACTCAATGTAAAAAAAGCAAAAAGAGCAGTAAGGTATGTAAGAGCATCTAGCGTATGTGAGCTAGCACAGAGGGACTATTTACTTGGAAAGACTGGTTTTGCAGTTCCTGTCTACCTAAGAAAATCTCAAGCAGAGATTCAATTTGAAGAGCGTATGAGCAAAGAGGTAAACAATGGGTGA
- the tsaE gene encoding tRNA (adenosine(37)-N6)-threonylcarbamoyltransferase complex ATPase subunit type 1 TsaE, with product MIYLIDEQMTKYIGEKIGKLLKPNDVLALTGDLGAGKTMMTQSIARGMGIEDYITSPTFTIVQEYEGKLPLFHFDVYRIADEEEMYYIGFDEYLARGGVCIIEWANLIESILPKERLDIELLYTEKEGRNMRLTPHGARYEDLVKELIEE from the coding sequence ATGATTTATTTAATAGATGAGCAAATGACTAAATATATAGGTGAAAAGATAGGAAAGCTTCTAAAGCCCAATGATGTTTTAGCTTTAACTGGAGATTTGGGCGCTGGAAAGACTATGATGACTCAATCTATAGCGAGAGGAATGGGGATAGAAGACTATATAACCAGTCCTACCTTTACTATAGTTCAGGAATATGAAGGAAAGCTTCCACTATTTCATTTTGATGTGTACAGAATAGCTGATGAAGAGGAAATGTATTACATAGGCTTTGATGAATATCTAGCTAGAGGAGGAGTCTGCATCATAGAATGGGCAAATTTAATTGAGAGCATTCTTCCAAAGGAAAGGCTAGATATAGAGCTTCTATATACGGAAAAAGAGGGCAGAAACATGAGACTTACACCTCATGGAGCAAGGTATGAGGATTTAGTAAAGGAGCTGATTGAGGAGTGA
- a CDS encoding ECF transporter S component: MEKAVTKKQAISTSNMVKISILGVMSFILMFMNLPLPIFPAFLKIDFADIPSVIGGFALGPVAGIMIQLIKNILHFMFDNSTGGVGEISNFIVGGSFVLVSSSIYHAMRSKKGAIIGSIAGTIVMAMVGALSNYFLIIPFYSNIMPIDVIINLGTVVNSAIHDKLTLVLYGVIPFNIFKGIVISVVTALLYKKVTPILKKR, encoded by the coding sequence ATGGAAAAAGCAGTAACAAAAAAGCAAGCTATCAGTACATCTAACATGGTAAAGATTTCTATACTTGGAGTAATGTCTTTTATACTAATGTTTATGAATCTACCACTACCTATATTTCCAGCTTTTTTAAAGATTGATTTTGCAGATATCCCATCAGTTATTGGTGGATTTGCTCTAGGTCCAGTAGCAGGAATAATGATTCAGCTGATTAAAAACATTCTACACTTTATGTTTGATAACAGCACAGGCGGAGTAGGAGAGATATCTAACTTTATAGTTGGAGGCTCATTTGTATTAGTTTCAAGCAGTATATACCATGCTATGAGAAGTAAAAAAGGTGCAATAATCGGAAGTATAGCAGGAACTATAGTTATGGCTATGGTGGGAGCACTTTCAAACTATTTCCTAATCATTCCTTTTTACTCAAATATCATGCCGATAGATGTTATTATCAACCTAGGAACAGTTGTAAACTCAGCAATCCACGATAAATTAACTCTAGTGCTTTACGGAGTAATTCCGTTTAATATCTTCAAAGGTATAGTAATATCAGTTGTTACTGCCTTACTTTATAAAAAGGTTACGCCGATTTTAAAGAAAAGATAA
- a CDS encoding Tex family protein, translating to MDIVKILQQEFNLKPFQVENTLALIDEGKTIPFIARYRKEQTGEMTDTVLRQFDERLKYLKNLTERKEQVERLIEEQGKLTEELQKSLELATTLQEVEDIYAPFKQKKRTRATVAREKGLEPLSEILILGQKDVYKEAESFLDEEKGVASIDDAIAGAMDIVAETIADDFELKKKLRAIVFKEAVLEASAKKGSEEKEDFLVYKMYHEYSELCSKMPAHRVLAVNRGEKEDILKVKLNYPLEKITEVSERAYIKSDIHKAVMADTIKDSLNRLMLPSLERELRTSITEMAEERAIAVFGENLRNLLMQSPLYGKTVLGWDPAYRTGCKIAVVDETGKVLDTTTVYPTVPQNKVAETKKEILKLIDKHNIDIIAIGNGTASRESEAIVADIVKESSRKVSFIIVSEAGASVYSASALGEEELPELNVSIRGAVSIARRLQDPLSELVKIDPEHIGVGQYQHDVNQKRLSEVLTGIVEDSVNRVGVDLNTASYAILSYVAGINKTIAKNIIKYRDENGKFSTRKQLLKVARLGPAAYEQCAGFLRVKESGEVLDRTGVHPESYKAAYALLEKMGISKEDAQYPEKTEFTSKVEELSLRDIAQELEIGLPTLRDIVKELSKPGRDIRDEGAMAPILRSDILKLEDLEIGMILQGTVRNVVDFGAFVDIGIKNDGLVHISQLSDKYVKNPMEVVSVGDVVEVRVIDIDRQRGKVSLSMKKA from the coding sequence ATGGATATAGTTAAAATATTGCAGCAAGAGTTTAATCTTAAGCCTTTTCAGGTAGAAAACACACTTGCTCTTATAGACGAAGGAAAGACGATTCCTTTTATAGCCAGATATAGGAAAGAACAAACAGGTGAAATGACTGATACTGTTCTTAGACAATTTGATGAGAGACTTAAATATCTAAAGAATCTCACCGAGCGTAAAGAGCAGGTAGAAAGACTAATCGAAGAGCAAGGGAAACTAACTGAAGAGCTACAAAAATCTCTAGAGTTAGCAACTACTCTTCAAGAAGTCGAAGATATTTATGCACCATTTAAGCAGAAAAAGAGAACTAGAGCCACTGTTGCTAGGGAAAAAGGTCTTGAGCCTCTTAGTGAAATTTTGATTCTAGGACAAAAGGATGTATATAAAGAAGCAGAAAGTTTCCTAGATGAAGAAAAAGGTGTAGCTAGTATAGATGATGCAATAGCAGGAGCTATGGATATAGTTGCTGAGACTATTGCTGACGATTTTGAGCTAAAAAAGAAGCTTAGAGCTATAGTATTTAAGGAAGCGGTACTTGAAGCATCTGCTAAAAAAGGAAGTGAAGAAAAAGAAGACTTCCTAGTATACAAAATGTATCATGAATACTCTGAGCTATGCAGTAAGATGCCAGCCCACAGAGTACTTGCAGTGAACCGTGGTGAAAAAGAAGATATCTTAAAAGTTAAGTTAAACTATCCTCTAGAAAAGATAACTGAGGTATCAGAAAGAGCTTACATAAAATCTGATATCCATAAAGCTGTCATGGCAGATACTATAAAGGATAGCTTAAATAGATTGATGCTTCCCTCTCTAGAAAGAGAGCTAAGAACTAGCATAACAGAGATGGCAGAAGAGAGAGCTATTGCTGTTTTTGGCGAGAATCTTAGAAACCTTCTTATGCAGTCTCCACTTTATGGAAAAACTGTACTTGGCTGGGATCCGGCTTACCGTACTGGCTGTAAGATAGCTGTAGTTGATGAGACAGGGAAGGTTCTAGATACCACAACAGTGTATCCTACAGTGCCACAAAATAAAGTAGCGGAAACTAAGAAAGAAATACTTAAGTTAATTGATAAACACAATATAGATATAATTGCGATAGGTAATGGAACAGCATCTAGGGAATCTGAAGCTATAGTTGCTGATATAGTAAAAGAAAGCTCAAGAAAAGTAAGCTTTATAATAGTAAGTGAAGCTGGAGCATCAGTTTACTCAGCATCTGCACTAGGAGAGGAAGAGCTTCCAGAGCTTAACGTATCAATTCGTGGAGCTGTATCTATAGCAAGAAGATTGCAAGACCCTCTATCAGAGCTAGTAAAAATAGACCCAGAGCATATAGGCGTAGGCCAGTATCAGCACGATGTAAATCAAAAGAGACTTTCAGAAGTGCTTACTGGAATAGTAGAGGACAGTGTAAACCGTGTAGGCGTAGATTTGAACACAGCATCTTATGCTATTCTTTCATATGTAGCTGGTATAAATAAAACGATAGCTAAAAATATCATAAAATACAGGGATGAAAATGGAAAGTTTTCTACTAGAAAGCAATTGCTTAAGGTTGCAAGATTAGGCCCTGCTGCATACGAGCAGTGTGCAGGCTTTTTAAGAGTAAAGGAATCTGGCGAGGTTCTAGATAGAACTGGAGTGCATCCAGAATCTTACAAGGCGGCTTATGCCTTACTTGAAAAGATGGGCATATCTAAAGAGGATGCTCAGTATCCAGAAAAAACTGAGTTTACTTCAAAAGTAGAAGAGCTAAGCCTAAGAGATATAGCGCAGGAGCTGGAAATAGGACTTCCTACACTTAGAGATATAGTAAAAGAGCTTTCTAAGCCTGGGCGTGATATCAGAGATGAGGGAGCAATGGCGCCTATACTTAGATCTGATATTTTAAAGCTAGAGGATTTAGAAATAGGAATGATACTTCAAGGTACAGTTCGTAATGTAGTAGATTTTGGAGCCTTTGTGGATATCGGTATCAAAAACGATGGTCTAGTTCACATATCCCAGCTATCTGACAAATATGTGAAAAATCCTATGGAGGTTGTGTCTGTAGGAGATGTAGTTGAGGTCAGAGTAATTGATATAGATAGACAAAGAGGCAAGGTATCACTTTCCATGAAAAAAGCTTAA
- a CDS encoding flagellar protein FliS, translating to MSYKDELAVKIATYSGEQMVALAYEALIENLQDAKEAINLKEKDILNEKVDHNREILAHLTATLGIEEDEVSLTTKQLYLYINKLMTDGVMRYNIAAIDEAIKIIIPLRDGWRELSLKLMELESQKVQSNQSKSEKASVYTGMTYGKSDVSVYSDSKDWEKG from the coding sequence ATGTCATATAAAGATGAACTGGCGGTAAAAATAGCTACCTATTCAGGCGAACAAATGGTTGCTTTGGCATATGAAGCACTTATTGAAAATCTTCAGGATGCAAAAGAAGCTATAAATTTAAAAGAAAAAGACATATTGAATGAAAAAGTAGACCATAACAGAGAGATTCTAGCTCATCTTACGGCAACGCTTGGAATAGAGGAAGATGAGGTGTCTCTTACTACAAAGCAGCTTTATCTTTATATCAACAAGTTGATGACAGACGGAGTTATGAGGTATAATATAGCTGCGATTGATGAAGCTATAAAGATAATTATTCCTCTTAGAGATGGCTGGAGAGAGCTATCTCTAAAGCTAATGGAATTAGAATCACAAAAAGTGCAAAGTAACCAATCTAAATCTGAAAAAGCCTCTGTATATACGGGTATGACTTATGGAAAGAGCGATGTTTCTGTCTATTCAGATTCTAAGGATTGGGAAAAGGGCTAA
- a CDS encoding flagellin, with amino-acid sequence MRINTNIAALNSHRMLERSSMASARNLEKLSSGTKINRASDDAAGLAISEKMNAQIRGLKMASRNSLDGISLIQTAEGALNEVHAMLQRMRELAVQAANDTNQNVDRDAIADEIDQLIQEIDRIGNNTEFNGINLFNGNLSITSTAVPFTGMQVLIQNGANANQMVAIDLYKMNAEELNLRTSAATVLIQVDSNTTANNAIITLEAAISKISDQRSKLGAYQNRLEKTIANLDNTAENLTGARSRILDTDMALEMSEFTKFNILQQAGTAMLSQANQQPQMMLKLLNA; translated from the coding sequence ATGAGAATAAATACAAATATAGCAGCACTTAACTCACATAGAATGTTAGAGAGAAGCAGTATGGCTTCTGCTAGAAACCTTGAAAAGCTTTCTTCAGGAACGAAGATTAACAGAGCTTCTGATGATGCGGCTGGACTTGCTATATCTGAAAAAATGAATGCTCAGATTAGAGGCCTTAAAATGGCATCTAGAAACTCTTTAGATGGAATTTCTTTAATTCAAACAGCTGAAGGCGCTCTTAATGAGGTACATGCTATGCTTCAAAGAATGAGAGAATTAGCAGTACAGGCTGCAAATGATACAAACCAAAATGTAGACAGAGATGCTATTGCAGATGAAATAGATCAGCTTATTCAGGAAATTGATAGAATTGGAAATAATACTGAGTTTAACGGTATTAATTTATTTAATGGAAATCTAAGCATCACATCAACGGCTGTGCCATTTACAGGAATGCAAGTATTAATTCAAAATGGAGCGAATGCCAATCAGATGGTAGCTATAGATTTGTATAAAATGAATGCTGAAGAACTAAATTTAAGAACTTCTGCAGCTACAGTGCTTATACAAGTTGATTCAAATACTACAGCTAATAATGCTATTATTACGCTAGAGGCCGCAATTTCAAAAATATCTGATCAGCGTTCTAAGCTTGGAGCATACCAAAACAGATTAGAAAAAACTATTGCAAACCTTGATAACACTGCTGAGAACTTGACTGGAGCTCGTTCTAGAATTCTCGATACTGATATGGCACTTGAAATGTCCGAGTTTACTAAGTTCAATATACTTCAGCAAGCGGGAACGGCTATGCTTTCTCAAGCGAATCAGCAGCCACAGATGATGTTAAAGCTTCTTAATGCTTAA
- a CDS encoding EscU/YscU/HrcU family type III secretion system export apparatus switch protein produces MKANKEKLKKAVSVTYEDELRAPIVSAKGQGYVAEKIIEKAQESGVATYFDEELLESLMAVAIGDEIPVELYEIVAKVLAFIEKIDNLNHMNVKK; encoded by the coding sequence ATGAAAGCAAATAAAGAGAAACTAAAAAAAGCTGTAAGCGTAACTTATGAGGATGAGCTACGAGCACCCATAGTATCAGCAAAAGGTCAAGGCTATGTAGCAGAGAAAATAATAGAAAAAGCTCAGGAAAGCGGAGTGGCAACGTATTTTGATGAAGAACTCCTCGAATCCTTGATGGCAGTAGCTATAGGGGATGAAATACCTGTAGAGCTTTACGAAATAGTTGCAAAGGTACTCGCTTTCATAGAAAAAATAGACAATTTAAACCATATGAACGTTAAGAAATAG
- a CDS encoding DUF6240 domain-containing protein — MIQGYSSTGNISSKNISEAYMSLPSNRVIEGQVISKDGKNLRIEDKNGTVMDLVLKKEVEISKGQLLEIKRRDIESLKVVSEDKITEEKEEEVTDEAKLKDLGLKTTDENKDAIKNLKRFEIPITKENIERYVAVKKTMENLRANLTLDAIAKLQGAGYDLDNMSVWEIESAMNDISKNDITSLETEVFKAYMSKDMSYDEARKLAKEIYGVDMGKDVLDSIRALSKMGIEINKSNIDNIHDVFSKLHNIKDIDNKTLIDAIKLNEDVSIDVLYKLKNYIQSSSIASASSNSVAYGASSVRPLSENDLSNMENEIKRFIKDIGLSEADIDISKDLLRNNQGITKEAVESIKELREILSELQKLMDKDTAAYLIKQGLDLGSKDLKSLLDMVKEFQQELELISLNQFTQEEILKANKLIQAVNSISKDKIVDENVKLVNLISDKKNSDGYEFLFSQARELKVLSHADTVVLRAAAIIQSVESLDTAQISSYTSNISLLDIGRGANIVPRAFNYQVSLTSMEFEVSTDTANINSLTSGDSNKTEAYKHYQYLRVNIRAVHIYSMVNEGIDPLRSDIRNMSAYVEQYEYRSSQYSLSTMSSFDSSKLSADIVKNPSINSMRSVMSMADNLKPKSMVTQLVDKIIEEAERKDLGDLTKVMKTVVKTLENNNNLTKETTKENMTMFYQHMKEAEEIVKTLKKEDKEVFEKYLRQMSEHIKESSKASKGESMLQIPFYMNQEGSQANVFVKTPKQKDKIDPEDMSILMDLSTKGLGDLGFYLKVEHKSVAVKISAGENVLSSIKNEMTSLENLLQNIGYELKKVELSGDEDTAKISFVEETAKQLPSGLDLKV; from the coding sequence GTGATTCAAGGATACTCGTCAACGGGCAATATCTCATCAAAAAATATAAGTGAAGCATATATGAGCTTGCCATCTAACAGGGTCATTGAGGGCCAAGTAATTTCCAAGGATGGAAAGAATTTAAGAATAGAAGATAAAAATGGAACAGTAATGGATTTAGTTCTTAAGAAAGAAGTAGAAATTTCTAAAGGACAGTTACTGGAAATTAAAAGAAGAGATATAGAATCTCTAAAAGTAGTAAGCGAGGATAAAATTACAGAAGAAAAAGAAGAAGAAGTGACTGACGAAGCTAAGCTAAAGGATTTGGGACTAAAAACAACTGACGAAAATAAAGATGCAATAAAAAACTTAAAAAGATTTGAAATCCCTATAACCAAAGAAAATATTGAAAGATATGTGGCCGTGAAAAAAACTATGGAAAATCTTAGAGCAAATCTTACTCTAGATGCTATAGCAAAGCTTCAGGGCGCAGGATACGACCTAGATAATATGTCTGTATGGGAAATAGAATCAGCTATGAATGATATATCTAAAAATGATATTACATCATTAGAAACTGAAGTTTTCAAGGCATATATGTCGAAAGATATGTCTTATGATGAAGCGAGAAAACTAGCTAAAGAGATTTATGGTGTAGATATGGGCAAGGATGTTCTAGATTCAATTAGAGCATTGTCAAAAATGGGCATTGAGATAAATAAATCGAATATTGATAATATACACGATGTATTTTCAAAGCTTCACAATATTAAAGATATTGACAATAAGACTTTGATTGATGCGATTAAATTAAATGAAGATGTGAGTATAGATGTGCTTTACAAGCTTAAAAACTATATTCAAAGCTCATCAATTGCATCAGCCTCGTCAAATAGCGTGGCTTACGGTGCATCTTCAGTGAGACCTCTAAGCGAAAATGATTTAAGTAATATGGAAAATGAAATAAAGAGATTTATAAAGGATATAGGGCTTAGTGAAGCTGATATTGATATTTCTAAGGATTTGCTTAGAAATAATCAAGGTATAACTAAAGAAGCAGTAGAGAGTATAAAAGAATTACGTGAGATTCTATCAGAGCTTCAAAAACTCATGGATAAGGATACGGCTGCTTACCTTATAAAGCAGGGATTAGATTTAGGCTCCAAGGATTTAAAAAGCTTGCTAGATATGGTGAAAGAATTTCAGCAAGAACTAGAGCTGATAAGCTTAAACCAGTTTACTCAAGAAGAAATATTAAAAGCCAATAAGCTGATTCAAGCTGTAAATAGTATTTCAAAGGATAAAATAGTAGACGAAAACGTAAAGCTAGTGAATTTAATTTCTGACAAGAAAAACAGCGATGGATATGAATTTTTATTTAGTCAAGCTAGAGAGCTAAAAGTGCTGTCTCATGCAGATACAGTAGTGCTAAGAGCAGCGGCTATAATTCAAAGTGTAGAATCTCTAGATACTGCGCAGATTAGTTCATATACCTCAAATATTAGTCTACTTGATATAGGAAGAGGAGCGAATATAGTACCAAGAGCCTTTAACTATCAAGTAAGCTTGACTTCTATGGAGTTTGAAGTAAGTACAGATACAGCAAATATTAATTCATTAACTTCAGGAGATAGCAATAAAACTGAAGCATATAAGCATTACCAGTATCTAAGAGTCAATATAAGAGCAGTTCATATTTATTCTATGGTAAACGAAGGGATTGACCCTCTAAGAAGCGATATAAGAAATATGAGTGCTTATGTCGAGCAGTACGAGTATAGAAGTAGTCAATATAGCCTTTCTACTATGAGCAGTTTTGATAGTTCTAAGCTAAGTGCAGATATAGTAAAAAACCCTAGCATAAATAGTATGCGCTCAGTAATGAGCATGGCAGATAATTTAAAACCAAAATCAATGGTTACCCAGCTAGTAGATAAAATTATTGAAGAAGCTGAAAGAAAAGATTTAGGAGATTTGACCAAGGTCATGAAGACAGTAGTTAAAACTCTTGAAAACAATAACAATCTTACGAAAGAAACTACTAAAGAGAATATGACTATGTTTTATCAGCACATGAAAGAAGCTGAAGAAATAGTTAAAACTCTAAAAAAAGAAGATAAAGAGGTTTTTGAAAAATATTTAAGACAGATGAGTGAACACATAAAAGAAAGCAGCAAAGCCTCAAAAGGAGAATCCATGCTACAGATTCCATTTTATATGAATCAAGAAGGTTCTCAGGCCAATGTTTTTGTAAAAACACCTAAGCAAAAAGATAAAATTGACCCAGAGGATATGAGCATACTCATGGATTTAAGCACTAAAGGACTTGGAGATCTCGGATTTTATTTGAAAGTGGAGCATAAAAGCGTAGCTGTAAAGATTTCAGCAGGAGAAAATGTACTTTCATCAATAAAAAATGAAATGACTTCGCTGGAAAATCTTCTGCAAAATATAGGTTATGAGCTCAAGAAAGTTGAACTTTCAGGTGATGAGGATACAGCAAAAATATCATTTGTAGAAGAAACTGCTAAGCAGCTTCCTTCAGGACTGGATTTGAAGGTGTAG
- a CDS encoding YaaR family protein: protein MQGANGVGIKGIQQLPLATNIKLEGKSAIKEASRSDFLEKFEKIKSENVKEELENIFGKITEQADKIGEKMYLKDILEYKKLVKEFLNVATQNSHQFQNQNFLDRRGRHRNYSIVKTVDRELDTLTREFINGQIDHMGVLKKIDDIRGMLLDIMM from the coding sequence ATGCAAGGAGCTAACGGAGTAGGAATTAAGGGTATACAACAGCTTCCCCTAGCTACTAATATAAAATTAGAAGGTAAGTCAGCCATCAAAGAGGCTTCTAGGTCTGATTTTTTGGAAAAATTCGAGAAGATAAAATCTGAAAATGTAAAAGAAGAGCTTGAAAATATATTTGGAAAAATTACTGAGCAAGCTGATAAGATTGGTGAAAAGATGTATTTAAAGGATATTTTGGAATATAAAAAGCTCGTAAAAGAGTTTCTAAATGTTGCAACCCAAAATTCTCATCAATTCCAAAATCAGAATTTTTTAGATAGAAGAGGTCGTCATAGAAATTACTCTATAGTAAAAACTGTAGATAGAGAGCTCGATACTCTAACTAGAGAATTTATTAATGGTCAGATAGACCATATGGGAGTCCTAAAAAAAATCGACGATATCAGAGGAATGCTATTAGATATTATGATGTAA